A genomic window from Blattabacterium cuenoti includes:
- the guaA gene encoding glutamine-hydrolyzing GMP synthase produces MKKDSILILDFGSQYSQIIARKIRDIGVYAIVYPYNISMNHILSKKPKGIILSGSPFSIYEKNPPLISKNILQINIPILGICYGMQLLAFLFGGDIKKSEYKEYGKTNFIIDNYNHHLFHGIPKKSIVWMSHCDQIHNLPKELKIIGHTSSCYASAFIHKIKNIYAVQFHPEVNHTEFGISIIKNFIFNICKCIINWDLNNFLKITIEKIKKRVYNKKVILGFSGGVDSFVTAYIIHKAIGKSLHCIFIDTGLLLKQEKEKISYLCNKKMNFNIKIINAKKRFLSSLNGVIDPEKKRKIIGKEFISIFQKESKKIKNVEFLAQGTIYSDVIESSLKYKKKNSIIKSHHNVGGLPTLMKLKLLEPLKKLFKDEVRKIGKELKIPKQILYRHPFPGPGLSIRIIGEINQKKISIVQKADNILFQELQNYNIYNYVSQAFIILLPIKTVGVMGDKRTYKYTSVLRITNTEDFMTATFSRLPYDFLEKVSNRIINEVDGINRLVYDITSKPPATIEWE; encoded by the coding sequence ATGAAAAAAGATTCTATTTTAATATTAGATTTTGGTTCCCAATATAGCCAAATCATAGCAAGAAAAATTAGAGATATAGGTGTATATGCTATTGTATATCCTTATAATATTTCTATGAATCATATTTTATCAAAAAAACCAAAAGGAATTATATTGTCAGGAAGTCCCTTTTCTATTTATGAAAAAAACCCTCCATTAATATCTAAAAATATTTTACAAATAAATATTCCTATCCTTGGAATTTGTTATGGAATGCAACTTTTGGCTTTTCTTTTTGGAGGAGATATTAAAAAATCCGAATATAAAGAATATGGAAAAACTAATTTTATTATAGATAATTACAATCATCATTTATTCCATGGAATACCAAAAAAATCTATTGTTTGGATGAGTCATTGTGATCAAATACACAATCTACCAAAAGAATTAAAAATTATTGGACATACTTCTTCTTGTTATGCTTCCGCTTTTATTCATAAAATAAAAAATATTTATGCTGTACAATTTCATCCAGAAGTTAATCATACAGAATTTGGTATTTCCATAATAAAAAATTTTATTTTTAATATTTGTAAATGTATTATAAATTGGGATTTAAATAATTTTTTAAAAATTACTATAGAAAAAATTAAAAAACGTGTATATAATAAAAAAGTTATATTAGGTTTTTCTGGAGGTGTGGATTCTTTTGTAACTGCTTATATCATTCATAAAGCTATTGGAAAATCTTTACATTGTATTTTTATAGATACGGGGTTACTTTTAAAACAAGAAAAAGAAAAAATATCCTATTTATGTAATAAAAAAATGAATTTTAATATTAAAATTATAAATGCTAAAAAACGTTTTTTATCTAGTTTAAATGGGGTAATTGATCCTGAAAAAAAAAGAAAAATTATAGGAAAAGAATTTATTTCAATTTTTCAAAAAGAATCAAAAAAAATTAAAAATGTAGAATTTTTAGCACAAGGGACTATATATTCTGATGTGATTGAATCTTCTCTTAAATACAAAAAAAAAAATTCTATAATAAAATCTCATCATAATGTAGGAGGGCTACCTACTCTTATGAAGTTAAAACTACTGGAACCATTAAAAAAATTATTTAAAGATGAAGTACGAAAAATAGGAAAAGAATTAAAAATACCAAAACAAATTTTATATCGTCATCCATTTCCCGGTCCTGGATTAAGTATTCGTATTATTGGAGAAATAAATCAAAAAAAAATTTCCATAGTTCAAAAAGCAGATAATATTCTTTTTCAAGAATTACAAAATTATAATATTTATAATTATGTGAGTCAAGCTTTTATCATTTTATTACCAATAAAAACTGTCGGAGTAATGGGCGATAAAAGAACTTATAAATATACTTCCGTATTACGGATTACAAATACGGAAGATTTTATGACAGCTACTTTTTCACGTTTACCTTATGATTTTTTAGAAAAAGTATCCAATAGAATTATTAATGAAGTAGATGGAATTAATCGGTTAGTTTATGATATTACATCTAAACCACCAGCTACTATTGAATGGGAATAA
- the fbaA gene encoding class II fructose-bisphosphate aldolase, whose product MYRKFPYGVATGSLVGEIFEYAREKIFSIPAVNVIGSNTINAVMETAAEVNSPVIIQLSYGGASFYAGKGFSNKEEQKAAIQGSIACALHVHELAKNYKSTVILHTDHCSKKNLPWIDGLLNANEKYYKRCGKTLFSSHMLDLSQEPLEDNINICQKYLERMNKNKMTLEIELGVTGGEEDGVDHSNIDNEKLYTQPQDVSYAYEKLIKISKNFIIAASFGNVHGVYKPGNIILRPLILKKTQNYIKKKFFTKEKPVFFVFHGGSGSSIKDIQESISYGVIKMNIDTDLQYAFTCGVRDYMNINKKYLEKQIGNPKGKDLPNKKYYDPRVWMRKGEKTFKSFLKKYFKLMNNINTL is encoded by the coding sequence ATGTATAGAAAATTTCCTTATGGAGTCGCCACTGGAAGTCTTGTCGGAGAAATATTCGAATATGCTAGGGAAAAAATATTTTCTATCCCTGCTGTAAATGTTATTGGATCTAATACAATAAATGCAGTTATGGAAACTGCAGCAGAGGTAAATTCTCCTGTAATTATTCAATTATCTTATGGTGGAGCTTCCTTTTACGCAGGAAAAGGGTTTAGTAATAAAGAAGAACAAAAAGCAGCTATTCAAGGATCTATAGCTTGTGCTTTACATGTTCATGAATTAGCTAAAAATTATAAATCTACAGTAATTCTTCATACAGATCATTGTTCTAAAAAAAATCTTCCATGGATAGATGGTTTACTAAATGCTAATGAAAAATATTATAAACGTTGTGGAAAAACATTATTTAGTTCACATATGTTAGATCTTTCTCAAGAACCCTTAGAAGACAACATTAATATTTGTCAAAAATATTTGGAAAGAATGAATAAAAATAAAATGACTCTTGAAATAGAGCTTGGTGTGACAGGTGGTGAAGAAGATGGTGTGGATCATTCTAATATAGATAATGAAAAACTTTATACTCAACCACAAGATGTATCATATGCTTATGAAAAATTAATAAAAATTAGTAAAAATTTTATTATAGCTGCTTCTTTTGGAAATGTACACGGAGTATATAAACCTGGAAATATTATTTTACGTCCATTAATATTAAAAAAAACTCAAAATTATATAAAAAAAAAGTTTTTTACTAAAGAAAAACCCGTTTTTTTTGTTTTTCATGGAGGATCAGGATCTTCTATAAAGGATATTCAAGAATCTATTAGTTACGGAGTAATTAAAATGAATATAGATACAGATTTGCAATATGCTTTTACTTGTGGAGTACGAGATTATATGAATATAAATAAAAAATATTTAGAAAAACAAATTGGTAATCCAAAAGGGAAAGATCTTCCAAATAAAAAATATTATGATCCTAGAGTATGGATGAGAAAAGGAGAAAAAACTTTTAAAAGTTTTTTAAAAAAATATTTTAAATTAATGAATAATATTAATACGTTATAA
- a CDS encoding formyltransferase family protein: MKKLAILVSGNGTNMKHILHAIYHGELKNCKVDLVVSDRACKAIQYSLKKNIPTFHFEKINQQFISSKIHHILIKYIPDIIVLSGFLSILNADFCKKWDKKIINIHPSLLPKYGGKGMYGMKIHQKVLKNKEKISGATVHYVNKHIDSGKIILQKSCLLSDKETIKSLYKKISIIEKKILIQSLNNF, from the coding sequence ATGAAAAAATTAGCTATTTTAGTATCTGGTAATGGAACCAATATGAAACATATATTGCATGCTATTTATCATGGAGAATTGAAAAATTGTAAAGTTGATTTAGTAGTTTCTGATAGAGCTTGTAAAGCAATCCAATATTCTTTAAAAAAAAATATTCCTACTTTTCATTTTGAAAAAATAAATCAACAATTTATATCATCAAAAATTCATCATATTTTAATAAAATATATTCCAGATATTATCGTACTTTCTGGTTTTCTTTCTATACTAAATGCAGATTTTTGTAAAAAATGGGATAAAAAAATTATCAATATTCATCCTTCTCTTTTACCAAAATATGGAGGAAAAGGGATGTACGGAATGAAAATACATCAAAAAGTCCTAAAAAATAAAGAAAAAATATCCGGAGCTACAGTTCATTATGTGAATAAACATATTGATTCAGGAAAAATTATTTTACAAAAATCTTGTTTACTTTCTGATAAGGAAACTATAAAATCTTTATATAAAAAAATATCTATCATAGAAAAAAAAATACTTATTCAATCTTTAAATAATTTTTGA
- the purD gene encoding phosphoribosylamine--glycine ligase encodes MKILILGSGGREHAIGKKLLQDNPFIELYFYPGNGGTNKIGKNLETNYSISELYFFSKKNAIDLTIVGSENFLLDGIVDIFKNGGLTIMGAHYQSSRLEGDRMFAKSFMKKYGVRTPQYKVFTSYQKAINFLKKTTYSVAIKTNGIAEGKGVFLVKNKQEAEQALNYIFIDKKFGKSGNKVIIEEFLKGNESSIISIYNSKEIIPFLSAKDYKKIGEKETGSNTGGMGSISPNPYMKNDIWIDFKKNILEPTLEGLFLEKLTFFGFIYFGLMITSTNKVYLLEYNTRMGDPETQTLLPLMKSNFLHIIQSTFMKKDIVIAWKSLCSCCVVISSKGYPEKYENGKIIKGLNYLKEPFYIAGAKKEKEEWITSRGRVLNIVGLGKSIEEARKKAYQKVQKVYFENCYFRKDIGL; translated from the coding sequence ATGAAAATTTTAATTTTAGGTAGCGGAGGACGTGAACATGCTATTGGAAAAAAATTATTGCAAGATAATCCATTTATAGAACTTTATTTTTATCCTGGGAATGGCGGTACAAATAAAATAGGAAAAAATTTAGAAACTAATTATAGTATTTCAGAGTTATATTTTTTTTCTAAAAAAAATGCAATAGATTTAACTATTGTTGGATCAGAAAATTTTTTATTAGATGGAATCGTAGATATTTTTAAAAATGGAGGATTAACCATCATGGGGGCACATTACCAATCTTCTAGATTAGAAGGAGACCGTATGTTTGCTAAATCATTTATGAAAAAATATGGAGTAAGAACTCCTCAATATAAAGTTTTTACTTCTTATCAAAAAGCTATAAATTTTCTAAAAAAAACGACTTATTCAGTTGCAATTAAAACAAATGGAATAGCAGAAGGGAAAGGTGTTTTTTTAGTTAAAAATAAACAAGAAGCAGAACAAGCTTTAAATTATATATTTATAGATAAAAAATTTGGAAAATCTGGAAATAAAGTTATCATAGAAGAATTTTTGAAAGGAAATGAATCCTCTATCATATCCATATATAATAGTAAAGAGATTATTCCTTTTTTATCGGCTAAAGATTATAAAAAAATAGGAGAAAAAGAAACAGGAAGTAATACAGGTGGTATGGGATCTATATCACCTAATCCATATATGAAAAATGATATTTGGATAGATTTTAAAAAAAATATATTAGAACCAACTTTAGAAGGATTATTTTTAGAAAAATTAACTTTTTTTGGATTTATTTATTTTGGATTAATGATTACATCTACTAATAAAGTTTATTTATTAGAATACAATACTCGGATGGGAGATCCTGAAACTCAAACTTTATTACCTTTAATGAAAAGTAATTTTTTACATATTATACAATCCACTTTTATGAAAAAAGATATAGTTATTGCTTGGAAATCTTTATGTTCTTGTTGTGTAGTTATATCTTCAAAAGGATATCCAGAAAAATATGAAAATGGAAAGATTATAAAAGGTTTAAACTATTTAAAAGAACCTTTTTATATTGCTGGAGCAAAAAAGGAAAAAGAAGAATGGATCACATCACGTGGACGTGTTTTAAATATAGTAGGATTAGGAAAATCTATAGAGGAGGCTAGAAAAAAAGCTTATCAAAAAGTTCAAAAAGTTTATTTTGAAAACTGCTATTTTAGAAAAGATATTGGTTTATAA
- the purH gene encoding bifunctional phosphoribosylaminoimidazolecarboxamide formyltransferase/IMP cyclohydrolase, which produces MKKALISVFEKNKKLFNFVHFLYKKGYQIISTGGTFKYLKKNGIINIIDIADFISFSEQLNGRIKTIHPNIYGGILADRSKDNHMKYLISHKIHPIDIVLVNFYPFVEKLSQKNFSIDSLIEFIDIGGPSMLRAAAKNFLYVTPITDNNDYILVKNEIQLYGNTSLKLRKKLAGKVFYITSAYDAAISKAFLIDENFPEYLNFSAYKKKMNLRYGENPHQKAAYYINTIHKGAMQDFHQLNGKKLSFNNLRDMDIAWKVVSQFSEPACCTVKHSTPCGVALGKNIIDAFKKTYESDFISSFGGILAVNRTINIELSKVINRLFLEVILSTNYEIEALNILKRKKNLRIIRIINPISDKLEYLKIDGGILVQEVDSLFSDNYHIVTKKKFSNTEIKSLLFANRVVKYVKSNAIVVAKETQTLGISGGQTNRIWAASQAIQRALEKKNNDNLVLVSDAFFPFRDVVDSAANSGKITAIIQPGGSIRDEESIKACDEYGIAMAFTGNRHFKH; this is translated from the coding sequence ATGAAAAAAGCTTTAATTAGTGTTTTTGAAAAAAATAAAAAATTATTTAATTTTGTCCATTTTTTATATAAAAAAGGATATCAAATTATTTCTACTGGAGGAACCTTTAAATATTTAAAAAAAAATGGAATAATAAATATTATAGATATAGCTGATTTTATCTCTTTTTCTGAACAATTAAATGGAAGAATAAAAACTATTCATCCTAACATTTACGGAGGTATATTAGCGGATAGATCTAAAGATAATCATATGAAATATCTTATATCTCATAAAATCCATCCTATTGATATTGTATTAGTCAATTTTTACCCATTTGTTGAAAAATTATCTCAAAAAAATTTTTCTATAGATTCATTAATTGAATTTATTGATATAGGAGGTCCATCTATGCTACGTGCAGCAGCAAAAAATTTTTTATATGTAACTCCTATTACAGATAATAATGATTATATATTAGTAAAAAATGAAATACAATTATATGGGAATACTTCCTTAAAGTTAAGAAAAAAATTAGCCGGTAAAGTATTTTATATAACATCCGCATATGATGCTGCTATTTCTAAAGCTTTTCTTATCGACGAAAATTTTCCTGAATATTTAAATTTTTCTGCTTATAAAAAGAAAATGAATCTCCGTTATGGAGAAAATCCTCATCAAAAAGCTGCTTATTATATTAATACGATTCATAAAGGAGCTATGCAAGATTTTCATCAATTAAATGGGAAAAAACTTTCTTTTAATAATTTAAGAGATATGGATATAGCTTGGAAAGTTGTCTCACAATTTTCTGAACCAGCTTGTTGTACAGTTAAACATTCTACTCCTTGTGGAGTAGCATTAGGAAAAAATATTATCGATGCTTTTAAAAAAACTTATGAGTCCGATTTTATTTCATCTTTTGGAGGTATTTTGGCTGTAAATAGGACAATAAATATAGAATTATCAAAAGTAATTAATCGTCTTTTTTTAGAAGTAATTTTATCTACAAATTATGAAATAGAAGCATTGAATATTCTTAAAAGAAAAAAAAATCTAAGAATTATTAGAATAATAAATCCTATTTCCGATAAATTAGAATATCTAAAAATAGATGGAGGAATCTTAGTGCAAGAAGTGGATTCTTTATTTTCTGATAATTATCATATAGTAACTAAAAAAAAATTTTCTAATACAGAAATAAAATCTTTATTATTTGCTAATAGAGTAGTAAAATATGTCAAATCTAATGCTATTGTTGTAGCTAAAGAAACACAAACTTTAGGAATTTCTGGTGGTCAGACTAATCGAATTTGGGCTGCTAGTCAAGCTATACAAAGAGCTTTAGAAAAAAAAAATAATGATAATTTAGTTCTTGTTTCTGATGCATTTTTTCCTTTTCGTGACGTAGTAGATTCAGCCGCGAATTCTGGTAAAATCACAGCGATTATTCAACCAGGAGGATCTATAAGGGATGAAGAATCTATTAAAGCTTGTGATGAATATGGAATAGCTATGGCTTTTACTGGGAATAGACATTTTAAACATTAA
- the accD gene encoding acetyl-CoA carboxylase, carboxyltransferase subunit beta, whose protein sequence is MAWFLRKKKNIITPTEERKNLPKGLWYRTPSGKIIDTEELKKNAYVSPEDGYHVRIHSKEYFEILFDHGTFLEKNVKMISKDPIKWIDRKKYIDRIKDARKKTNLYDAIRTGVGKMKGIDIVISCMDFSFIGGSMGSVVGEKISRAIKYCIEKKLPYVLISKSGGARIMESSFSLMQMAKTIARLTQLRDARIPYISVLTDPTTGGVTASYALLGDINIAEPGALIGFAGPKVIRQTIGKDLPDGFQTSEFLLEHGFIDLISYRTELKKNISNLISMMM, encoded by the coding sequence ATGGCTTGGTTTTTAAGAAAAAAAAAAAATATTATAACACCTACAGAAGAGAGAAAAAATTTACCAAAAGGGTTATGGTATAGGACTCCTAGTGGAAAAATTATAGATACGGAAGAACTAAAAAAAAACGCGTATGTAAGTCCAGAAGATGGATATCATGTAAGAATTCATAGTAAAGAATATTTTGAAATTCTTTTTGATCATGGAACTTTTTTAGAAAAAAATGTTAAAATGATTAGTAAAGATCCTATAAAATGGATAGATCGGAAAAAGTATATAGATAGAATAAAGGATGCTAGAAAAAAAACAAATTTATATGATGCTATTAGAACAGGAGTAGGAAAAATGAAAGGGATTGACATAGTAATATCTTGTATGGATTTTTCGTTTATAGGAGGATCTATGGGATCAGTAGTCGGTGAAAAAATATCTAGAGCTATCAAATATTGTATTGAAAAAAAATTACCATATGTTTTAATATCTAAATCTGGAGGAGCAAGAATCATGGAATCTTCTTTTTCTTTAATGCAAATGGCTAAAACAATAGCTAGACTAACTCAATTACGTGATGCTAGAATTCCTTATATATCTGTTCTGACAGATCCAACTACAGGAGGAGTTACTGCTTCATATGCCTTACTTGGAGATATAAATATAGCTGAACCTGGGGCTTTAATTGGTTTTGCAGGTCCTAAAGTAATTAGGCAAACAATAGGAAAAGATCTACCAGATGGATTTCAAACTTCTGAATTTCTTTTAGAACACGGTTTTATAGATTTAATTTCTTATAGAACTGAATTAAAAAAAAATATATCTAATCTTATTTCTATGATGATGTAA
- the purM gene encoding phosphoribosylformylglycinamidine cyclo-ligase: protein MKENHKTIYKINPILKKTYNNKILSTLDHFAAFYKMSVYSYKEPILVSGVDGVGTKLRLAINFKRYEIIGKDCFAMCANDVLCHGAQPLFFLDYLACGKLDSNIAEKIIKGLATSCQKTHTCLIGGETAEMPGIYQEKDYDIAGFCVGIVEKKNIIYGKNSIKDGDILIGLPSSGVHSNGFSLIRKIFDTEYLLMKEFQKKPFYETLLIPTKIYHDTIHILLKEFLIHGLVHVTGGGIYENLLRILPNNLLAKVYKKKIPILPVFNYIQKKGILSDQEMWNTFNMGVGMIIIVSVKNKYSIFHRLRCLGEQPFIFGKIVKGEKKVFLK from the coding sequence ATGAAAGAAAATCATAAAACCATTTATAAAATTAATCCCATTCTAAAAAAAACTTATAATAATAAAATTCTTAGTACATTAGATCATTTTGCTGCATTTTATAAAATGTCTGTTTATAGTTATAAAGAACCTATTTTAGTATCTGGTGTGGATGGTGTAGGGACAAAACTACGTTTAGCTATAAATTTTAAAAGATATGAAATTATTGGAAAAGATTGTTTTGCGATGTGTGCCAATGATGTATTATGTCATGGAGCTCAACCTTTATTTTTTTTAGATTATTTAGCTTGCGGAAAACTAGATTCTAATATTGCAGAAAAAATTATAAAAGGACTAGCTACTTCCTGTCAAAAAACTCATACTTGTTTAATTGGTGGTGAAACTGCAGAAATGCCTGGAATTTATCAAGAAAAAGATTATGATATAGCTGGTTTTTGTGTAGGTATTGTAGAAAAAAAAAATATTATATATGGAAAAAATTCTATTAAGGATGGAGATATTTTAATTGGGTTACCTTCATCAGGAGTACATAGTAATGGATTTTCCTTAATTAGAAAAATTTTTGATACAGAATATTTACTAATGAAAGAATTTCAAAAAAAACCATTTTATGAAACTCTTTTAATTCCTACTAAAATTTATCATGATACAATACATATTTTATTAAAAGAATTTTTAATACACGGATTAGTTCATGTTACTGGAGGAGGTATATACGAAAATTTACTTCGTATTCTTCCAAATAATTTATTAGCTAAAGTATATAAAAAAAAAATTCCTATTCTCCCTGTTTTTAATTATATTCAAAAAAAAGGAATTTTATCAGACCAAGAAATGTGGAATACTTTTAATATGGGAGTTGGAATGATTATCATAGTTTCTGTAAAAAATAAATATTCTATTTTTCATAGATTACGTTGTTTAGGAGAACAACCTTTTATTTTTGGTAAAATAGTAAAAGGAGAGAAAAAAGTTTTTTTAAAATAA